A region from the Vicia villosa cultivar HV-30 ecotype Madison, WI linkage group LG3, Vvil1.0, whole genome shotgun sequence genome encodes:
- the LOC131660669 gene encoding DNA-directed RNA polymerases IV and V subunit 2-like produces MGHVGSSKDGSIAGLDMNDLLDDNNDMEMDIDLDEDTSEILNELGDDLVKYFCRKASVMFFNEYGLISHQINSFNQFVTSGLQNTFNSFGDLTVTPGFDPSKKGDTEHYRYARVKFGTVTLDRPKFWCSENNTQELKMLPRHARLQRMTYASKMRVNVQVQVYIPKKVRSDKFKTGKEEYIDQEVIMDESREITIGRLPVMVKSDLCWMSEAEKGDCEFDHGGYFLIKGAEKIFIAQEQIFLKRLWVTTAPYWAVAYKSQMKRNRMVVKLVENSIVEGIKSGDKLLTVYFLSVEVPVWILFFALGVTSDKEVVDLIDYGLGDGRIENLLIASIREADEKCGAFRRGKNALLFLEEHIKGVKFPPSESIDECLDMYVFPNIKGLKRKARYLAYMVKVLLLAYNGRRKTDNRDDFRNKRLELAGELLEREIRVHFAHARKRLAKVLQRDLYGDRDVRQVEHYLDASIITNGLQRAFSTGAWTHPFKRMERISGVVATLGRTNPLQTMAELRRTRQQVQYTGKVGDARYPHPSHWGKVCFLSTPDGENCGLVKNLSVTGVVSTNVTESILPHLFDCGMEELVDDTTTVLGKKDKVFLNGEWVGVCSNSASFVSELRNRRRRKELPPQVEIKRDQIQEEVRILTDAGRILRPLLVVSNLLKIKESKSEHKSFQSLLDNGIIELIGPEEEEDFKTAWGVQYLFGKEGKSSVKYTHCELDMSFLLGLSCSMVPFANHDHARRVLYQSQKHSSQAIGFSTTNPNIRVDALSHQLFYPQRPLFRTMASDCLGKPGYLGPSKVLPKSEFYNGQNAIVAVNVHLGYNQEDSLVMNRASLQRGMFRSEHIRSYKAEIENKESSDKRKKPEDIVNFGKIQSKIGRVDSLDDDGFPFVGANLQSGDIIIGRCADAGTDHSIKLKHTERGYVQKVVLSSNDEGKNFATVSLRQVRSPVLGDKFSSMHGQKGVLGFLESQENFPFTKQGIVPDIVINPHAFPSRQTPGQLLEAALGKGIACVGSLKNATPFSTPSVEAITDQLHRAGFSRWGNERVYNGRTGEMVQSLIFMGPTFYQRLHHMSEDKVKFRNTGPVHPLTRQPVADRKRFGGIKFGEMERDCLIAHGASSNLYERLFTLSDSSQIHICSKCKNVANVILRPVSGGRKIRGPYCRFCESADDIVVASVPYGAKLLSQELFSMGINLKFDTEIC; encoded by the exons ATGGGTCACGTAGGATCAAGCAAAGACGGTAGCATCGCGGGGCTAGACATGAACGATTTACTCGACGACAACAACGACATGGAAATGGACATTGACCTAGACGAAGATACATCCGAAATCCTCAACGAGCTAGGCGATGACTTGGTGAAATACTTCTGCAGAAAAGCTTCGGTAATGTTCTTCAACGAGTACGGTTTGATCAGCCACCAGATCAACTCGTTTAACCAGTTCGTCACTAGTGGACTTCAGAATACGTTCAATTCCTTCGGAGATCTCACTGTTACTCCGGGGTTTGATCCTTCTAAGAAAGGTGATACCGAGCATTATCGTTACGCTAGGGTTAAGTTTGGTACTGTGACTCTCGATCGACCGAAGTTTTGGTGTAGTGAAAATAATACTCAGGAGTTGAAAATGCTTCCGAGACACGCGCGTCTTCAGAGGATGACTTATGCTTCCAAAATGAGAGTCAATGTTCAAGTTCAG GTGTATATTCCGAAGAAGGTTCGGAGTGATAAATTCAAGACTGGAAAAGAGGAAtacattgatcaagaggttatcaTGGATGAGAGCAGGGAAATAACTATTGGTAGGCTGCCTGTTATGGTTAAGTCTGATTTGTGCTGGATGAGTGAAGCTGAAAAAGGTGATTGTGAATTTGACCATGGAGGCTATTTTCTGATCAAGGGTGCTGAGAAG ATTTTTATTGCACAGGAGCAAATATTTTTGAAAAGGCTCTGGGTGACAACTGCTCCGTATTGGGCAGTTGCATACAAGTCACAGATGAAGAGAAATAGGATGGTTGTTAAATTAGTGGAAAATTCCATTGTTGAAGGAATCAAAAGCGGGGATAAGTTGCTCACCGTATATTTTCTGTCTGTCGAGGTTCCTGTATGGATATTGTTTTTTGCTCTTGGGGTCACTTCTGATAAAGAGGTTGTTGATCTCATCGATTATGGATTGGGAGATGGAAGAATTGAAAACCTTCTCATTGCATCCATACGTGAGGCAGATGAGAAGTGTGGCGCATTCCGTAGGGGAAAGAATGCTCTTCTTTTCCTAGAGGAACATATTAAAGGTGTCAAGTTTCCACCATCAGAATCTATTGACGAGTGCCTTGACATGTATGTCTTTCCTAACATTAAAGGATTGAAAAGGAAGGCCCGGTATCTGGCATACATGGTGAAGGTTCTTTTACTGGCGTATAATGGCCGCAGAAAAACTGATAATAGAGATGATTTTCGAAATAAGAGGCTTGAGTTGGCTGGTGAGCTACTCGAACGTGAGATTAGAGTGCACTTTGCACACGCTCGGAAGCGACTGGCGAAGGTTCTGCAGAGAGACCTTTATGGAGATCGAGATGTTCGTCAAGTTGAGCACTATCTTGATGCTTCCATTATTACAAATGGTCTTCAAAGAGCATTTTCTACTGGAGCGTGGACACATCCTTTTAAAAGGATGGAAAGGATTTCTGGTGTGGTTGCTACGCTTGGCCGAACCAATCCCTTACAAACCATGGCTGAATTAAGAAGAACAAGGCAACAAGTTCAGTACACAGGAAAGGTTGGGGATGCTAGATACCC GCATCCTTCTCACTGGGGTAAGGTTTGTTTCCTCTCTACTCCTGATGGTGAAAATTGTGGACTTGTAAAAAATTTGTCTGTCACAGGAGTAGTAAGTACCAATGTAACTGAATCTATACTTCCTCACCTGTTTGATTGTGGGATGGAAGAACTTGTTGATGATACTACCACTGTTCTTGGAAAAAAAGACAAAGTCTTCCTAAATGGGGAATGGGTTGGAGTTTGTTCGAATTCCGCATCATTTGTGTCAGAGCTACGAAATCGAAGACGGAGAAAAGAGTTGCCTCCTCAG GTTGAAATCAAAAGAGATCAAATTCAAGAAGAAGTGCGCATATTAACTGATGCAGGAAGGATTCTCCGTCCACTCTTGGTTGTTAGTAATCTGCTCAAGATTAAAGAATCTAAGTCGGAGCATAAATCTTTCCAGTCCCTGTTGGATAATGGCATAATTGAGCTGATTGgtcctgaagaagaagaggacttcAAGACTGCTTGGGGTGTTCAATATTTATTTGGCAAAGAAGGAAAATCTTCTGTGAAGTACACTCACTGTGAGCTTGATATGTCGTTCTTATTGGGTCTAAGCTGTTCAATGGTTCCGTTTGCTAATCATGACCATGCTAGGAGAGTGTTGTACCAATCCCAAAAACATTCCTCGCAGGCTATTGGCTTTTCTACGACAAACCCAAATATAAGAGTCGATGCTTTGTCTCACCAGTTATTCTATCCTCAAAGACCACTATTTCGGACAATGGCTTCTGATTGTCTTGGAAAACCGGGATATCTAGGTCCAAGTAAAGTTCTTCCAAAGTCTGAATTCTATAATGGGCAGAATGCAATTGTAGCTGTTAATGTACATCTCGGATATAATCAAGAAGATTCATTGGTGATGAACCGTGCTTCTTTGCAGCGTGGTATGTTCAGATCTGAGCACATCAGGAGTTACAAAGCTGAGATTGAAAATAAGGAATCTTCAGATAAGAGAAAGAAACCTGAAGACATCGTGAATTTTGGAAAGATACAGAGTAAAATCGGTCGAGTTGATAGCCTTGATGATGATGGCTTTCCATTTGTTGGTGCGAATTTGCAGAGCGGTGATATTATTATTGGGCGATGTGCTGATGCAGGGACTGACCACAGTATAAAGTTAAAACACACTGAAAGGGGTTATGTTCAAAAGGTTGTACTGTCCTCAAATGATGAGGGGAAGAATTTCGCTACTGTTTCATTAAGACAG GTTCGAAGTCCGGTTCTTGGAGATAAGTTCTCTAGTATGCATGGACAAAAGGGTGTTTTAGGATTTCTGGAGTCTCAAGAGAATTTTCCTTTCACAAAACAAGGTATTGTTCCTGATATTGTCATCAATCCGCATGCATTTCCCTCACGACAAACTCCTGGGCAACTCCTAGAGGCTGCTTTAGGAAAGGGTATCGCTTGTGTTGGTTCATTGAAAAATGCTACCCCTTTCTCCACTCCGTCTGTTGAAGCCATTACTGACCAGCTTCACAG AGCTGGCTTTTCAAGATGGGGAAACGAAAGAGTATACAATGGGAGGACTGGTGAGATGGTTCAATCACTAATATTTATGGGCCCAACATTTTACCAGCGACTACACCACATGTCTGAGGACAAAGTGAAGTTCAGGAACACCGGCCCAGTTCACCCGCTAACCCGACAGCCTGTTGCTGACAGAAAGCGATTTGGAGGTATCAAGTTTGGTGAAATGGAGCGAGATTGCCTGATCGCCCATGGTGCATCTTCCAACTTGTATGAACGTCTCTTCACCCTGAGTGATTCGTCTCAGATACACATTTGTAGTAAATGCAAAAATGTTGCAAATGTGATCTTGCGGCCGGTATCTGGTGGGCGGAAAATACGAGGTCCCTATTGCCGATTCTGTGAATCAGCCGATGATATTGTGGTGGCCAGTGTTCCATATGGAGCAAAGTTACTGTCCCAGGAGCTGTTCAGCATGGGCATTAACCTCAAGTTTGACACCGAGATTTGCTAG
- the LOC131655166 gene encoding uncharacterized protein LOC131655166 has translation MRCTVIIVLLTLFTLNKLCESNSSCKAWLVQSIPTDMPHLSHVPGVLSTGDVLRWLAANSTSRLDVIAQYWQLLASPDDPRTGDYGYTREQMREFGAHQGAAVYEALDDAADRNVSIRLLSHSGIYPTFNLEPSKLASGRPNVKNVTLLMKDWWGSGIVHAKVWISDNRDVYIGSANNDWKSLTQVKEVGIYLTGCHGIAKKVEVYFNNLWKLASLNSSAYTKTVMDQQWQVERKVPCWSHFIKPRERCKSPLPRYVETHHVSGYPILSDPYMFEASTQTPGSNYSTKLPQVNYLSFAPPELSFGSYQSDEQAWIDTIKSVGTRETVRINTMDWLGQSQYTDQTIYWSSLSSAISEVVFSKHATVKILVAYWAHFINSTDDYLKYLHYTNTLCSSSKYNKCSGKVEIKYYVVPGFNKTGPAFQNGSSTGNIYPDFTRVNHGKYVVSNVRAHIGTSNLVWDYFYTTTGVSFGTYSTAIVSQLREIFDADWNSPYAVPIQELERVYISSFK, from the exons ATGAGATGCACTGTGATAATTGTTCTCTTAACATTATTCACTTTAAACAAACTTTGTGAGTCTAACTCATCTTGTAAAGCATGGCTGGTCCAATCCATTCCTACAGATATGCCTCACCTCTCCCACGTTCCCGGAGTCCTCTCCACCG GGGATGTGCTCCGGTGGCTGGCTGCGAACTCGACTAGTAGACTCGATGTAATTGCTCAGTATTGGCAATTATTAGCTTCACCGGACGATCCTCGCACGGGTGATTATGGTTACACTCGAGAACAGATGCGCGAATTTGGTGCTCATCAAGGTGCTGCAGTTTATGAGGCATTGGATGATGCTGCAGACCGGAATGTTAGTATCAG GTTACTGTCTCACTCTGGGATTTATCCAACATTTAACTTAGAACCATCCAAACTTGCTTCTGGAAGGCCAAATGTTAAGAATGTGACTTTGTTAATGAAGGACTGGTGGGGCTCTGGCATTGTCCATGCCAAAGTTTGGATATCTGATAATAGGGATGTGTACATTGGATCTGCAAACAATGATTGGAAATCTCTAACACAG GTCAAGGAAGTTGGAATTTATCTTACTGGATGTCATGGAATAGCGAAAAAGGTTGAAGTTTACTTTAACAATTTATGGAAACTAGCATCTCTGAATTCTTCAGCTTACACAAAAACAGTGATGGATCAACAATGGCAAGTGGAAAGAAAGGTTCCTTGTTGGTCACATTTCATCAAACCTAGAGAGAGGTGCAA GTCACCTCTTCCTCGATATGTGGAGACTCATCATGTATCAGGGTATCCTATTTTGTCCGATCCTTATATGTTTGAAGCCTCAACTCAAACTCCAGGGAGTAATTATTCAACAAAACTTCCCCAAGTCAACTATCTTTCCTTTGCTCCACCAGAG CTATCATTTGGCAGTTATCAGAGTGATGAACAGGCATGGATTGATACAATTAAATCCGTTGGAACAAGAGAGACGGTTAGAATCAATACCATGGACTGGCTAGGTCAATCACAATATACAGACCAAACAATTTACTGGTCATCGCTATCGTCTGCAATATCAGAG GTTGTGTTTTCCAAGCATGCAACGGTAAAGATATTGGTGGCGTATTGGGCACACTTCATCAATAGCACAGATGATTACTTGAAGTATCTACACTACACCAACACTCTATGCTCCTCTTCAAAATACAACAAATGTTCTGGTAAAGTTGAGATCAAATATTATGTGGTACCGGGTTTCAACAAAACGGGACCTGCATTTCAGAATGGAAGTAGTACAGGAAACATATACCCTGATTTTACAAGAGTGAATCATGGAAAATATGTAGTTAGCAATGTAAGGGCACACATTGGGACAAGCAACCTTGTATGGGACTATTTCTATACAACAACAGGTGTTAGCTTTGGGACATACAGCACTGCCATTGTATCTCAACTtagggaaatttttgatgctgattgGAACTCTCCCTATGCTGTTCCTATTCAAGAGCTGGAGAGAGTCTATATTTCTAGTTTCAAATAG
- the LOC131660670 gene encoding transmembrane 9 superfamily member 9-like translates to MAFLRSIVFSAVLLCLVHSAFCFYLPGVAPQDFVKGEVLEVKVNKLTSIKTQLPYSYYSLPYPAPKKIQDSAENLGEVLRGDRIENSLYVFKMREPQMCNVVGKVKLDAKNAKEFKEKINDEYRVNMILDNLPLVVPIKRNDQDSTVYQLGYHVGLKGQYSGSKEEKYFIHNHLAFTVKYHRDVQTESARIVGFEVKPFSVKHEIDGKWDEQKTRLTTCDPHTKHTVMNNNSPQEVEENKEIIFTYDVDFQESDVKWASRWDAYLLMNDDQIHWFSIVNSLMIVLFLSGMVAMIMLRTLYRDIAKYNELETQEEAQEETGWKLVHGDVFRPPINSDLLCVYVGTGVQFFGMILVTMIFAILGFLSPSNRGGLMTAMLLVWVFMGIFAGYSSTRLYKMFKGSEWKKIALRTATLFPAIVSVIFFILNGLIWGQKSSGAVPFGTMFALIFLWFGISVPLVFVGSYIGFRKPAIENPVKTNKIPRQIPEQAWYMNPAFSVLIGGILPFGAVFIELFFILTSIWLNQFYYIFGFLFLVFIILVVTCAEITIVLCYFQLCSEDYLWWWRSYLTSGSSALYLFLYATFYFFTKLEITKLVSAIFYFGYMLIASYAFFVVTGTIGFYACFWFTRLIYSSVKID, encoded by the exons ATGGCGTTTTTGAGATCTATCGTTTTTTCCGCAGTTCTCCTCTGTCTCGTTCACTCCGCTTTCTGCTTCTACCTTCCCGGTGTCGCTCCTCAGGATTTCGTTAAG GGAGAAGTTTTGGAAGTGAAAGTAAACAAATTAACATCAATAAAGACCCAGCTTCCATACTCTTATTATTCACTTCCTTATCCTGCACCCAAAAAAATACAAGATAGTGCAGAAAATCTTGGGGAAGTGCTTCGTGGTGATCGCATTGAGAATTCACTATATGTG TTTAAAATGCGCGAGCCACAAATGTGTAATGTCGTGGGTAAAGTTAAACTTGATGCTAAAAATGCCAAGGAGTTCAAAGAGAAGATCAATGATGAGTATCGGGTGAACAT GATCCTAGATAACCTTCCTCTAGTTGTTCCCATCAAAAGGAATGATCAGGATTCTACTGTCTATCAGCTTGGTTACCATGTTGGACTAAAAGGGCAGTATAGTGGG AGCAAGGAGGAAAAATATTTTATCCACAATCATTTGGCATTTACCGTCAAGTATCATAGAGATGTGCAAACTGAATCTGCTAGAATCGTGGGCTTTGAGGTTAAGCCGTTCag TGTTAAACACGAGATTGATGGTAAATGGGATGAGCAAAAGACTCGTTTGACAACATGTGACCCTCACACTAAGCACACAGTTATGAACAACAACTCTCCTCAAGAAGTTGAAGAGAACAAGGAAATTATCTTCACATATGATGTTGATTTCCAG GAGAGTGATGTGAAGTGGGCTTCAAGATGGGATGCCTATCTGctaatgaatgatgaccaaatcCACTGGTTCTCTATTGTTAACTCATTAATGATTGTTCTATTCCTTTCGGGCATGGTGGCAATGATAATGCTGCGGACACTATACCGTGACATTGCAAAGTATAACGAGCTTGAGACCCAAGAAGAAGCCCAAGAGGAGACTGGTTGGAAGCTTGTCCACGGGGATGTATTTAGGCCTCCTATCAACTCAGATCTGCTGTGTGTTTATGTTGGAACTGGTGTTCAGTTTTTTGGGATGATACTAGTAACCATGATATTTGCCATCCTGGGGTTCCTTTCTCCTTCAAACCGAGGTGGGCTCATGACAGCCATGCTTTTGGTTTGGGTTTTCATGGGAATATTTGCTGGTTATTCTTCAACTCGCTTGTACAAAATGTTCAAAGGATCAGAATGGAAGAAAATTGCCCTCAGGACAGCAACCTTGTTCCCTGCAATTGTCTCTGTCATTTTCTTTATACTAAACGGTCTCATATGGGGCCAAAAATCATCTGGAGCTGTGCCATTTGGTACAATGTTTGCTCTGATCTTCTTATGGTTTGGGATCTCCGTTCCACTTGTTTTCGTGGGTAGTTATATTGGTTTCAGAAAACCAGCAATTGAAAATCCCGTAAAGACCAACAAAATCCCAAGGCAGATCCCTGAGCAGGCCTGGTACATGAACCCAGCCTTCTCCGTTTTGATTGGAGGAATACTTCCTTTTGGAGCTGTTTTCATTGAACTTTTCTTTATCCTCACTTCAATCTGGTTGAATCAGTTCTACTATATCTTTGGGTTCCTCTTTTTGGTCTTCATCATCCTTGTTGTCACTTGTGCTGAAATAACCATTGTGCTCTGCTACTTCCAGTTGTGCAGTGAAGATTACTTGTGGTGGTGGCGTTCATACCTTACATCTGGTTCTTCTGCACTGTACCTCTTTCTTTATGCAACATTCTACTTCTTCACCAAGCTTGAAATCACAAAGTTGGTGTCTGCAATATTTTACTTTGGATACATGCTTATAGCTTCTTACGCGTTTTTTGTGGTAACCGGTACTATTGGATTCTATGCATGCTTTTGGTTCACAAGGCTCATCTACTCTTCAGTCAAAATTGATTAG